GGTATGGTCAGCCATGACCTGAAAGACTGTGACACAGGGCTTGGTGATGAAGTCAAAGACGGGTTAGAATTTCCATACGACCTATGGCTTAGAGCAGTTTTGAAATGCAATCGTAGAGTGCTTTGGTCGACTCTTGAGCCATACGACCCAATAGTGTTGCGGCCGACCCACGAGATTTTGCTCTTAAGAAGATACCACAAGGGTGGCTAGCACGAAATGGTTCAGGAGCAGACCACCTAAACTCAACTGACAAAGTGTCTGAGCCTCTTTACAAAGGGCCAAGATGAACTACTTAAGAACGATGACACCAAGTCAATCATGCGCTCGAAAGCTCAACTTAAAGGACTTCCCCCACACTTGCAGAGACTCCAAACATGAACACCGATAAATACAGGTTCCTTTGTTCATTTCCTGAGTTCTTCTAAGACTAATAGATTCTTTCTTTGCTCATTCACTGACTTAAGTGTCGAAGTGTGTTCTGCAGGTACTCTCGAGGCCAGCACCACCACATTCTCAGGCCAAGTCACGACTAATCTCTGCCACCAAGCATCACAAGAGTAGCAATCTAGAATTTAGgaggaacatttggcgccgtctatgGGAAAGATAACTTTACAATCATCATTCCATGATATTCAATCAAGTTCTCTCTGAGAAAAGTCATCAAAGCATACAAGCGGAGTAATAATGGTTCAGACTCAACCCCAACGTGAAGAAGCTTCTCCTTCCATGAGGAACACGCAAAAGCGAGAATCTTAGAGGATTCATACTCAGCGATATGAAAATAATAAGCAACTGTAATAAAGAGCGTTAAGAGTTGCTCCAAAGGATGGAGAGGAGGTTGCTCGAattggagaggttggttcacgTTTCATAGCATCCAAGTTAGCATCAACACCTAGACAACTCACTAGACCGCAACGTTCGCTAAGCTGCGTGAGAAATCATGCGGCGCCGGCACAAAGTCATGTCAATGCACCAGGGGATCATGAGGAGGAATCTGGCAAGAACGCGAGAGTATATGCAAAATTCCAAACTCCTTTCTATGCTAAGATCATGCAATAGAAGTTTCGAAGGGCTTCAAGAAGCCGATCAGAATATAGGCGTATGTGAGAGACACAGATCCAACAGAGCATCTTGATATGTACATTGTGACGGTCTCGCTCTTAGGCGTGACTGATGCCGTAGTTTTCTGGATGTTCTCGCTAATGCTTAGAGAGGCCGCATTACGTTGGTACCAATCTCTCCAACCAAATTCAATATGAAGTTAAGAGGAATTGTCGCAACAATTTGTTCACAACTTCTTTACATGCAAAAGTCTACCTAAGACCTCGCATACATTGGGAAAGCTGAAGTAGGGAAAGAACTAGTTGTTGTGAGATTTTCTTACGAAATTCTATAAAGAAGAGACGCTTGTCACAAGCTTGGATCCAAAGGTGAAGCTTCATCTGCTATGTGAAGCAATAAGAGTCGGAACGTCTTTCCATACTTCACTAGCCAAGACCCCACCGCAAGACATGGATGAGGTTCGTAGGCGCTCGGTGAAGTATGTGAATATGGAAGACAACCTAGCCGACACAAATGTCCAGAAAATAATGAAAACAATAGTCAAGTAAAAAAGATTGGATTAAGATCGAAGGAATTTTGACAAGAGCAATTATCTGAAGAATTATGGAAGGAAGTATGAGAATTATTCGGTGTTGAACATGGCTTCATCTCGGATCTATAAAGAGGTGATACATACGGTCTTCGTAGACATTCCTCGACCAACACCTCTCAAGACAAACACAAagtttttaaatatgaaaaggTATTGTGAGTACCACAAGAGTAATGGTCACAACACCGACGAATGCATACAACTTCGAGATGCAATCGAGAACCGCGGCTGACCGTGCGTTTCATCATAGTTGTTACGTCTTGGACAGAACCGGGGGCACCATATACCCTTGTCCCAAAGTCGGCTGCGAACCGGGACTATCCCTTTCAAAACCTGCGATATGAAATGAATTTTGCGCGGCAAAATATTGAGGTCCCAAAGCTTTCGCCATACACCATCAAAAACTCCACCAGACCCTCCTTGGCCATTTCTCTCCTTCCATTTTCTGATACATTGATATGCAGTCCTCACACTAAGGAAGCAGTTGTTTAAACAACAAAGAAACATGAAATCAAACCAAATCAAATACGCATAAAtagtataaaattaaaaccaatACCTTAAGAAAATGCTTCTAGTATATGAAGACAGGCGATACAATTGTCAAGGTTATGTAGTGAGTATCGTTATTAGAAGGTAGTAATGGATTTTTGGTAAGACTATACAAATGAGAACATTTCTGGTTCCTTATTGTAGAAatgtaagaaagaaagaacacaaTGACCTTAGTAATAGTGAGAAGGGGCTAAGATTCTACATATACTACTGCTGGAGTGTAGAATTCCTCCACTACATGTGCCAGCAAACAAACAAAGACTATAGCAGAGTAGGAATGGTTGAGCTTGCTACTGGGGAGGGAGACAGTTTAAGCGTCTGTTGAGGTAACATTATGTATTTTTCAACTATGACTTGCATTGTTTTATGAGTTCttagtgatttttttatttgtacTTTTAATTGATCTGATCTGCTGGCTTTTCTATGTGGGCATTGCATGCTTTTCTAGAGGTTCATATTGAACAAATCACCTTCACCACGTATGTAATGTGCAATAGTAAGGTGTGGTGTATCAATAACCACAATCAATTCTTAAAAGTTCTAGTGCAATGtttattattttctcattttcaacTTTGTAATATTTGATTGATCCAAGATGCTGATTTCAACTGCAATTGCTGGCACTATGACTTGCATTGTTTTAATGCTATTACTTTCTTCGCGTTCTGATTTATACTAGCAAAGTCCAAAGCATGTCTTTATTAAATACAAGCTGTATTGACTAACTTCCTATGAACTAGAAACCTTTTCTATTTGCCAAAAATTAGTTGTGATGCACTGTTGTATGCTGCATAAAATATTTGCTGCATACAATATTGACTGTGATTGTCCCTGTATAAAACATAGTAACTTGtaggttttttttattaaatttttgcTGCTGCATAAACATGCTCTTTTTATTCTCTGACACTTCACTTGGTTTACTCATTGAGATAGTCCAAGCAGTTCACTTCACTTGCAGGGACGGTTTCCTTCACTTGCAGTGGTAATTTGTATTGCATAGGTAGATTAATGATTGGTCTATTTAAATGTGTGCTCCTTTTgatatgttgttgttgaagcTCTTTGGATGAGTTTTTCATAGAAGGGTATATTCTTTCCACAAATGTGTGTCCTTTTGGATCAGGCTATAAGGCTAAGCAAACTAATTATTGGTAAATATATCTTTGTCCAATTTGGTTGCTGAGAAACCTGAGTGAACTCTTATACATAAGATCAGGTCATAAGGTATGCAGCGATGAGAACAAATCAAAGCATCTTTATAGGATATTGGATTGAGGAGATTAGAAGACTGAAAACTGAAGCTTTATCATCTCAATGGGGTCCATACAAAATGACAGGGAATAGAAGATGTTTTAAAGCTTCAAATGAGGTGGACGAAACAAAGGAATGCTACCTCTGAAacttgggattttttttttattgcacACCAGGGATGTGTATGGTTTGTTATTGTTGTATAACTTTGTTTTTGGTTATGGTTTCAGTTGTGTTAAGAACAATGTATGTAGTTCTTTTAGTATTAGAGTGGTTATGCATAAGAATGTTCCTATAAAGTTACATGATGCACCAGGGTGATCGAGCCATTGCATAAAAATGATATTCTGAAATTTCGAGAGACAGCATCAGATTGAGTCCTATATCCAAGTTCATTTGCTACCTTAAATAGTGCCCTCTTTGAAGCTTTTGAAAAATCACTGATTTTTTAATCAAACATAGAATCACTTTCATTTTGAAGGACAAAAATCTCTCCAACTCAAACCAATATATGTTGATATAATATAATACCATCTAATAAACATGAGCTTTCTGAAAAAACAATCAATTTTCTTGAAGTTCTTTTTGTGGTGTTTAATATTACTTAtgaaacacttcattttttctTACACCAACCCAAAATAACAATCAAATTACCAGTATTTGACTAGACAAAGGCAAGGATCCTAAAATCAGACTCGTAAACTTTCGGAATCTGTATTTTCTCTGTTCTTTATGTTATGAATTAATCATCCCACAAATTTAATATGTTAAAGATACACacataaatgattttatattatatttctaacatttaTATGAACCGCATATGATATATTCAATCTAAAATTTTGCAATCTTTGCAGGAATTCTACAACTCAACATTCAAAATGGAAAATTGAGATATGATTGATGATgagataggaaaaaaagagTGAGAAAGGAAGATAAAGTGAGAGGAAATGATATGTAAGAGAATGAGTGTGAACCTATCAAAACTTAGCGAACATAACACCAGCAAGAATTAGCAAGAACTTCCTAATCCCACCATTAAACTTCCACCAAACTAGGAGCATTCTTTTTACAACAAAATTTGGCACTAACCCCAACTTTTTGCCATATTACAATTTCATATCAGCTCCAAGTAACATGATTACAGGACCTTTACTAACAATCAACAAAATTAGAAAAACTATTCGGAGCAATATTGAAGACAAAGTAGCAATAAACCAAACCATAACAACTCAGAAGTCCATTAAATAGCACTACTCAGTCCATCCATCCAATGAACTGCATGGTCAAAACTATCCATTCTACCATTGGTTTGCATTCATCGGAGACTCCAGCCATTTCAACTTTGATAAATGTAGATCACAGTAGAGGATGTATTCATTCTCACTTTCTCAGCAAATATATCACAAAAACCTTGACAACCAAGCTTAGCGAAGTGTCCATGTCAAATATAACTATCTTCTATACAAATACTTAGATAATGGGAACTTAAGGCTCCTTGCAACCTGCTTAGCAACATTGTAAGTATTACTCATcgtttgatatatatatatatatatataatgaagaTATTTGTACGAGTATTAAGTGAGACAAAGATGTTACCTTCAAAGCCAAGTCTTCAGATATAGTTGATCTATACCGAATTGAGCCTTCTATTGGACAGCTTCTtcctttaaatataaaattagcaTTGCAGAGGCTAGAAAGTTGCAAAAGAACGTCAGACATCAGTTCATCATGGCCACATGGAACTCCTAATCCATAGTTGCTTTGTTCCTCTTCATCCGACGGGTCTTCTGCAACTGATACAAGACATAGAAAGATGGCTAACAACCTCTCTAATGGGAAAGTTCCGGGTCCTTTCATCAGTAGTTCCTCTTCTAAAATTTCCTTCTTATTCAGCACTTTCTCAGCGGGCCTAGCATGAAAAAGAATAACTCAGACAACAAAATGAAACTGGCAATGCTcaataaaaaaagaataaaaaatgtgaaaatgtAATAGACCTAACATTTTATCATCAACCACAAAAGAATAACAAATCCAATCAGAAAATAGTTAGAGCTTTAATAAATAATTCCCACAAAGACAACATTGACAAGGAAagtaagtaaaaaataaaaaataaaatacagaaaAGCCTTCATCGACAGCCTGAGAACTAAatcttaaaaaaagaaaaaaaatagttttaaatcaCAATACTTACTTCCGCTTTCGCTTTCGATTATCAGAACCACCTTTGGAATCAAAAAGTGAAGCATCAAGAGTAGCTGGGTTTCTGGAGGCAAGAAAGGCTGAAATAAGGAGATACTTAGCACTAGTAGACATATGAAAATCAAGATTGCCAATTTCTTCAGATTGCTCCAATCTCTTGGGACTCCCTTTCCGCTTTGTCTCTTTACCATTCTCAACTTCATTTGAAAGAGGAGATGAAACCTTAAATATCTCATTCAGAGAGGAGGCAATATGAGGCTTGATATGATTGAATAGTCTTCGGATCATGTCTTGACTAGGAACAACTCCCCTGTCACTTAAAGGTTCACAATATTTTTCATATAGCGGCTTTAAAGCAGTGGTCAATTCACCAACCTGCCTAGTAATTCTACAGAAAGGCCTCAGAGTTACACTGcatgaaaagaaacaaaagtCTTCACCGTATGAGATAATGTAAAGCTCAAAATGGAAACTAATGTAAGGATCAAAATGTCTTACTCTAGAAATGAGGAATACAACTTCTGGTTCGTTTGGTTTCTCAATAATATTTGACGAATATCATCTTCTGTGTAATCAGGAAAGTAAATGGGAATAGGATCCACGTAACCCATGTTAGAGTAAAATGTATCTGGGGAAGTATTGCTGATAAAAATCAGACCCACCTCAGGCATCTTTAGCAGATCATAGAGATTAAACAGTAAGGGCAATATAGTAGAGTTCTTATCCCACTCCCTAACAAGCTGAAAATTATCAAATACCAAGTAGATCATATTCCCAATTCCTCCATGTTTCGTCTTATTTGAGATCGACTTCTCTTTCAGATTGTTTATAACATTGGTCAATGCTTCGCGGAGAAAATTGACAAAATCAGATGGTCTTTCACAGCGCTTCACATTAGAATAACCATTGGCAGCATTTTTTCTATGGAGAAGCAACTGATTTAGAATAGACTCAAACAAGATACGCTGGTTATAACATGTCCTACAACTAGAATAAATAAGGGGTCTGTTTAGATGCCTGAATACTTGAAGAATGACACTACTTTTTCCAGTAGAAGCACTTCCATACACAAACAAAGGAGGCATTGGTGAATTCAAAGGACCCAAAAGACGCATAATCTCAAGAATCTGGTTACTTCTACAAGGATAACTAGAAATTACATCACCTAGGCTAATGGGGCCTCCTCCAACTAAAAGGTCATCAATAGTTAGAGGTTCAAGGTTATTTACTTTTGCTGCAGGTACAATATTTGAAGTGGATGATGAACATGAAGCCAAAGACCTGGTTAATCTTCTGGGGATTTTAGGGGCTTCCTCTGTATCCATGTATTTCAGCTGCTGAAGAATGAGGGAATcaccaattagaaatgaaattgaaaaggtAAGGCTTGCAGAACCTGTGTTGCAGGAAAATAAGGAGCAAATGAAAAAGGGGGTGACACAAATCAAATTAGAATGAAACTATGACAAGAGAATCAATATTCTTGAATTGATCATGCATACCAACATAAGCAAAGAAAAGGCTACAAAGCTGCAACAATGGCCCAGGGAGGCCTTAGATTCTTACTTAGTCTCGTTCAATATCAATAACAAAAGAGAGGCCTTGGCTTCTTACTTAGTCCCTCTCATTCAATATCAATAAcccaaataaaagaaagaaaaaaactctCATTCCAAAGAAGCAGAAAAATAGGGCTTTCTAAAAAACCGAGAAAATGTAAGGACAGACCCATGAAACAAACCACCCCTAGAAAACAGAAGTGACCCTTTAACATACtgtttggttcaaaggaggggaggggaggggaggggaagggaggggagggattttaatacttattatGTTTGGTTCATAGGAGGGTAGGGGAGGGaaaataactatttttttttttgttcaggaGGGGAGGGAAGagatttaataattaaaattatttttataccCTTTCATATTTTACTTGAATTTAACAACACAATATAACATCCTTCTTCAGAAAAAATTATTCTGCATAATTTTAAGCCTTCACCACAACCTCACAAACCAGAATTTTCCAGACCTTGCACAGTAATAAAAAAGAGAAGGCAAATGCACCATTAAGTTCACAAATACATTGCTACAAAGTGATCAAAGGACTTGAATTTCACTATGTACTCAATGCCCCGAGCAAATTATCACAGTTCACCCCACCCAAATAAATTGACCAGTAGACGGCAGTAGTCCAATTTAAAAGAGAAGAGACATGTAAAATTATTCATGTGGACAGCCCTGTGCAAGTAAAGAAATTGAAATTTATACCTGTTGTGTTGTAGACATGCCAAAATTCATTCAACAGATAAGTAAAGTTTACAGCAAACTACCAACAAGATTTCTCAGTGTATGTGGTATCAGTTGCAAAAAAACCAAAATCTTGTGCAAAAATAGCATCACCCTATACTATGATTTCTTCCTTTCACAGCAGAAAAAAAGTCTATACAGCCAGCCAAGGGAACAACCAAATGAAACGGAAATTGTAGTAGGGGCGGCTAACACATACTTGGGTTGCAGATGAGGGGGGCCAGCGGCGGCGACAGCGGAGTGAGAGACCGGTGAGGGGGCACCGGCGGCGGAGAGAGAGACCAGAGACGGAGGCAGCAATGGTTGATATGAAGAAGGAAGGAAATACACCTAAAACCCTTGGACTAAAAGTTGGAATTTCTAGATTTGTGTAGGGTTATTTTTGTCCGAAAATTATTTTCCTTCCTAATTCCCCCACTTTTGGGGGAACAAAAAATTGAGGTTGGAGGGATTTTGCTCCCCTCCATTTCCCCACTCCCCTCCTAAagtttgaaccaaacaaaattagattttaaaaacccctcccctcccctccgttgtcctccaaccaaacaattcctaagagtcaaatgcTTGAGACCCCATTTTCCACCTCGTTGGACAAAATAAACATAcatggtcacaaaaccacaacAGAGATAAAGAAATGGAAACCAATGGGGAGTAACAAGTAAAGAATCATTACCAACAAGGTGAAGTGAGTCTGAGGAGCAGTGATTGAAGAGCGAAAGAGCCCAAATCCTTAGGAGAAGTGGGAGAGAAGGAGCCCAAATTAATGGGAAGGGGGGAGCTGTTCTTGAAGAAGGAGATTTCAAAATCTGCAAAAGTGGTAGAACCAAATCAAAAGAATTTCAAAATTCCAGAAaaatatcaacaaaaaaaagtttacaAGTTCCAGAAAAATCCCAAAATCCTGAAACAATGAACTCGATCATTTCTTCATTTGTCCCAGCAACCAAAAAACCCAGAAGACTAAATAAAACAGGGCCTTGCTGTGAATTTTAGCTTTCAAAGATGAACGCAGGCAACACTACATCAAAGGAAATTATAACAGATACCCTTTTCAAAGCAAACGAAATGAAGCATCGATCTCTATGGCAAGAAGTGTGAAACGAAACGAAGCATCGATTCGATGGTGAATTAGGGATTCGAATTTGGAACGAAAATTTGGGATTTAGGGTTCTTCTATTCTTTGTCGATAATGGGATTTATGCGGTGAATCCTAACCCAAACTaatgtaaaaaaatcaaaatcaaaatcaaaatcaaaatcaaattgaaTGCAATCAATTAACAAGAGAGAACATAACATAACTACTCGATTGAATGAAAGTTGAAGTTGttaaagagagaagagaagttACTTGATTTTGATGATGAAGAGGGTTGGTCTCTGGTGGTGGAGTCCGCAGCGGTGAGTGTGGGCGAAGCGAAAATTGGTAAAAAGAGTAAAACTATTATGGCGCCAATTCTAATCTTATATCACCCGCCAAAATTTGACCTAGCCATACCTCTATTCAACAGggttgaaaaataattttttttataggttcTTCAATATGCATCACTTTTAGAAAAATGATGTTCATATCGCTTATGACAGATCTAAGCAAGTGATGTAAAATTGCATCATTTTTGTCACTCTATAAGTAGTGTAtattaagaaatattttttataggcttaaagggtctaaaggcccctgagattacaaagggaatcaaatccaggacctagaaaattttacatcaaattgggtccctaagaaattttttttaattcaattaaggccaaatcttgccacagctcaattttgtcctagtcactaATTTTCCTtggcattttttattttttatttaattaaaaaataataaaactttatttttttattccaactcagttatttaagcagaaaaaaaaattaaaaaacttaataaaatccctaatctaatTCCAAAACTTAATCTAATCCCTAATTTGCATCTTCATGAGCTTCATCTTCCAGtcccaaaacccagaaaaaaaaaacgctCAAATCGCATCTCAGAGTGAACACAATTAACTAATCcaattgcaaaagaaaaacCAAAAGGATTGGAATTAGAGTTTAAACCGACAAGAGTAAGATGAACATAGACTAGCACTAGCTTCAATATATATCACCCAAAATCAATCCTTATTTCATATGAAGTGCCCAGCCCTTGGCAGATCCCTTATCACGTCCAACTAGCAATAGTTAGGTGGGAataccaccatcatcttcaactTTCGATGGCAGTGTCCAACAAACCCCAAAAAACCCCTAATTCAAAAATCTCAACCCAGATCGGTGAGTAGAGGAAGGGATCGATAGAGATTCGGCGACGAATCCTTTCCCTGAAGTCCCAGATCCAAAAATCATTCAACCTGGTGGGATTGGGTTTGCGATGGGGGTGGGATCTGGAAGAGGAAGCACCGAGAAAGGAATATGGAGATTTCTTCTTCATAGAGGCCCCAGGAGGTTTGTGCGAGATCTAACAATGGTGAAGCTTTGGTGCGGTGGTGATTGAGGTGTTTTGTGTCGATCCGGTTGGGGGATTTGTCCGTGGCTTTGGTGCGGTGGTGGAAGAAGAAGGCATAGTGTGCGTGAGTGGTGGTTGTCACGTTGGGGATGGTGTtggaggtggatgttgaggttgcaggtggggtGGATGTTGCTGGgtttagaagatgaaggtgttgggtgttgaagatgagaatgatgaagatgatggtgttgaagattagattttta
This is a stretch of genomic DNA from Lotus japonicus ecotype B-129 chromosome 1, LjGifu_v1.2. It encodes these proteins:
- the LOC130728267 gene encoding origin of replication complex subunit 5; this translates as MDTEEAPKIPRRLTRSLASCSSSTSNIVPAAKVNNLEPLTIDDLLVGGGPISLGDVISSYPCRSNQILEIMRLLGPLNSPMPPLFVYGSASTGKSSVILQVFRHLNRPLIYSSCRTCYNQRILFESILNQLLLHRKNAANGYSNVKRCERPSDFVNFLREALTNVINNLKEKSISNKTKHGGIGNMIYLVFDNFQLVREWDKNSTILPLLFNLYDLLKMPEVGLIFISNTSPDTFYSNMGYVDPIPIYFPDYTEDDIRQILLRNQTNQKLYSSFLDVTLRPFCRITRQVGELTTALKPLYEKYCEPLSDRGVVPSQDMIRRLFNHIKPHIASSLNEIFKVSSPLSNEVENGKETKRKGSPKRLEQSEEIGNLDFHMSTSAKYLLISAFLASRNPATLDASLFDSKGGSDNRKRKRKPAEKVLNKKEILEEELLMKGPGTFPLERLLAIFLCLVSVAEDPSDEEEQSNYGLGVPCGHDELMSDVLLQLSSLCNANFIFKGRSCPIEGSIRYRSTISEDLALKVARSLKFPLSKYLYRR